TGTTCGGTGCGTCGAGCCGGCCTCCGCAAGGACGCGTGGCCCGTCGAGCACCAGCACATCGCCAGATCCGAGGGAGGACCCCGATGAGCGAGACCACCTACACCGTGACCGGCATGACCTGTGCGCACTGCGTCGCCTCGGTCAGCGAGGAACTCGGCGAGATCGCCGGCGTCACCGACGTGGCGGTGGACCTGGGCTCCGGCGCCGTCACGGTGACCAGTGACCGGCAGCTCGATCCGGTCGAGGTTCGTACCGCGGTCGAGGAAGCCGGCTACCAGCTCGTCGGCTGAGGCCGGCGCCGCCGCGGGACGCGGCCACGGCCACGCCCCGCGAGAAGGAGGTACGCATGAACACGATCGCGAAACTGTCCGCCTTCGGTGCGGCGCTCACCCTGGTCTTCGGCGGTGCCTACGGCGTCGGCACGGCGGTCGGTCCGCTCGACGCGGCCACCACCAGTACGGACCACGACGCCGCCACCGCCGGCGGCCACGGGGGCGACCACAGCGGCGCCGCCCCGGACCTGCCGGGCACTGTCGGGCACGGCACCGACGGTCATGGCCACTGATCGCGAAAGGAAGGTACGGCCGGTATGAGCACAACCGCGACGACGACCACCGGCGCCGCGATCACCGAGATCGAGCTTGCGATCGGCGGGATGACCTGCGCGTCCTGCGCGAACCGGATCGAACGCAGGCTGAACAAGATCGACGGCGTCACGGCCACCGTCAACTACGCCACCGAGAAGGCCCGGGTGAGCGCCCCCGGCGGCGTCGACCCGGCCGTGCTGGTCGCCCAGGTGGAGGCAGCCGGCTACACCGCCGACCTGCCCCGGCCACCGGCCGCGGACCTGGAACCGGGCGCGGTCGGAACCGGAACCGGAACCGGGGCCGGCGCCGGGGCCGGCGCCGAACCCGATCCGACCCGGTCGCTGCGCCACCGCCTGATCACCAGCATCGTGCTCGCGGTTCCGGTCATCGCGATGGCCATGACGCCCTCCCTGCAGTTCACGAACTGGCAGTGGTACTCCCTCGCCCTCGCAAGCCCCGTGGTGACCTGGGCCGCCTGGCCGTTCCACCGCGCCGCCTGGACGAACCTGCGCCACGGCGCCGCGACGATGGACACACTGATCTCGATCGGCGTCAGCGCGGCGTTCGGCTGGTCGCTGTACGCCCTGCAGTTCGGCACCGCCGGGACACCGGGGATGACACACCCCTTCGAGCTGACGATCGCCCGCGGCGACGGCACCGGCAACATCTACCTGGAAGTCGCGGCCGGCGTCACCACCTTCATCCTCGCCGGTCGGTACTTCGAGGCACGGGCGAAGCGACAGGCCGGCGCCGCGCTGCGCGCACTGCTCGAACTCGGCGCCAAGGACGTCGCCGTCCTGCGCGACGGCGCCGAGATCCGGATCCCGATCAGCCAGCTGGCCGTCGGCGAGCGGTTCGTCGTCCGGCCCGGCGAGCGGATCGCCACCGACGGCGTGGTCGACGAAGGCTCCTCGGCCGTCGACGCCTCGATGCTGACCGGCGAGTCCGTCCCCGTCGAGGTCGCCCCAGGCGACACCGTCACCGGAGCGACGGTGAACGCCGGTGGACGTCTGATCGTGCGTGCCACCCGCGTCGGCGCCGACACCCAGCTCGCCCAGATGGCGAAGCTCGTCGAGGACGCCCAGACCGGCAAGGCCGCCGCGCAGCGGCTCGCCGACCGGATCTCCGGCGTGTTCGTGCCCGTCGTCATCGCCCTCGCGGCTGCCACCCTGGCCTTCTGGCTCGGTGCGGACGCCGGCCCGGCCGCCGCGTTCACCGCCGCGGTCGCCGTACTGATCATCGCCTGCCCCTGCGCCCTCGGGCTGGCCACCCCAACCGCGCTGCTGGTCGGCACCGGCCGTGGAGCACAGCTCGGCATCCTCATCAAGGGCCCCGAAGTACTCGAATCCACCCGCCGGGTCGACACGATCGTCCTCGACAAGACCGGCACCATCACCACAGGACGCATGAGCCTGGTCGGAATCCACGTCGCCGCCGGCACCGCTGGCACCGCCGGCACCGCCGAGGCGGACGAGACCGAGGTGCTGCGGCTCGCGGGGGCGCTGGAGAACGCCTCCGAACACCCGATCGCCGCCGCCATCGCCCGCGGCGCCCACGAGCGGGTCGGCGATCTGCCCGACGTCGAACAGTTCACCAACCTGGAAGGACTCGGCGTCCAGGGCATCGTCGACGGGCACGCCGTCCTCGTCGGACGACCGGCGCTCCTGGAGAAGTGGAGCCAGCCGCTGCCGCCCGACCTCGCCGCAGCCAGAACCACCGCCGAGACCGCCGGCCGCACCGCCGTCGGCGTCGCCTGGGACGGGAAGGCCCGCGCCGTCCTCGTCGTCGCGGACGTCGTGAAACCCACCTCGGCCCAGGCCGTCGCCCAGCTCCGCGAGCTGGGGCTCACCCCCGTGCTGCTCACCGGCGACAACACGGCCGTCGCCCGCACAGTCGCCACCGAGACCGGCATCGACACCGGCCCGGACACCCTCATCGCCGAGGTTCTGCCGGCCGACAAGGTCGACGTGGTCAAACGTCTGCAGGCGCAGGGCAAGGTCGTCGCGATGGTCGGCGACGGCGTCAACGACGCCCCCGCCCTCGCCCAGGCCGACCTCGGCCTCGCCATGGGCACCGGCACCGACGTCGCCATCGAGGCCAGCGACCTGACCCTCGTCCGCGGTGACCTGCGGGCCGCCGCGGACGCGATCCGACTCTCCCGCCGCACCCTGGCCACCATCAAAGGCAACCTGTTCTGGGCCTTCGCCTACAACCTCGCGGCCCTGCCCCTCGCCGCGGCCGGCCTGCTCAACCCGATGATCGCCGGCGCCTCGATGGCGTTCAGCTCGGTGTTCGTCGTCGCGAACAGCCTGCGGCTGCGCCGGTTCGCCGCACAGGTCGACGCCCCACCCGCCACGACGGCACCCATCCCCCGACACCACCGAGACGACGCGGCGTCGATACCCACTGAGATCGCCGAACCGGCCGGACTACCCGGACAGCTCCATCCTTCCCATCGGAAAGATCTTCGAGACCCTCACCGCCTGCCGTGAGCGGAGCTACGGCTCAGGACACCGATTCACCGCTCAGGACACCAGGAAACAGTTCGCCACCCGGCGCAGGCAGTAACACGGTCTGGCCCGCGGGCCCGCCTGTGCGACATCCCCGTGGGGACGTCCGGCGATCCACAGGCGTTCGCCCTCCACCGACGTCCAGTGCCACAGCAGGCGCCTGCCGAAAC
This portion of the Parafrankia irregularis genome encodes:
- a CDS encoding heavy metal translocating P-type ATPase — encoded protein: MSTTATTTTGAAITEIELAIGGMTCASCANRIERRLNKIDGVTATVNYATEKARVSAPGGVDPAVLVAQVEAAGYTADLPRPPAADLEPGAVGTGTGTGAGAGAGAEPDPTRSLRHRLITSIVLAVPVIAMAMTPSLQFTNWQWYSLALASPVVTWAAWPFHRAAWTNLRHGAATMDTLISIGVSAAFGWSLYALQFGTAGTPGMTHPFELTIARGDGTGNIYLEVAAGVTTFILAGRYFEARAKRQAGAALRALLELGAKDVAVLRDGAEIRIPISQLAVGERFVVRPGERIATDGVVDEGSSAVDASMLTGESVPVEVAPGDTVTGATVNAGGRLIVRATRVGADTQLAQMAKLVEDAQTGKAAAQRLADRISGVFVPVVIALAAATLAFWLGADAGPAAAFTAAVAVLIIACPCALGLATPTALLVGTGRGAQLGILIKGPEVLESTRRVDTIVLDKTGTITTGRMSLVGIHVAAGTAGTAGTAEADETEVLRLAGALENASEHPIAAAIARGAHERVGDLPDVEQFTNLEGLGVQGIVDGHAVLVGRPALLEKWSQPLPPDLAAARTTAETAGRTAVGVAWDGKARAVLVVADVVKPTSAQAVAQLRELGLTPVLLTGDNTAVARTVATETGIDTGPDTLIAEVLPADKVDVVKRLQAQGKVVAMVGDGVNDAPALAQADLGLAMGTGTDVAIEASDLTLVRGDLRAAADAIRLSRRTLATIKGNLFWAFAYNLAALPLAAAGLLNPMIAGASMAFSSVFVVANSLRLRRFAAQVDAPPATTAPIPRHHRDDAASIPTEIAEPAGLPGQLHPSHRKDLRDPHRLP
- a CDS encoding heavy-metal-associated domain-containing protein, with the protein product MSETTYTVTGMTCAHCVASVSEELGEIAGVTDVAVDLGSGAVTVTSDRQLDPVEVRTAVEEAGYQLVG